One genomic window of Elusimicrobiales bacterium includes the following:
- a CDS encoding glycosyltransferase family 4 protein, which translates to MSKPKVFHVITKLEMGGAQGNTLYTCAHLDKERFDVSLVCGEGGIMDGDARAAGYPLHFVPSLTREINPARDAAAFFALRGLFARHKPEIVHTHSSKAGILGRLAAKAAGVPVIVHTFHGFGFTPAQNPALRQSFILAEKKCAEISSALIFVSKANMDEARKLGFPAGNWRLIRSGIDLSEFPPAGFDAAQTRVSLNLSHEARYVVSVGNFKPQKNPQDLIKMAALVAAKIPDVYFVFTGEGELLEQAKRLALRFEITNRCRFPGWRRDVPHILAGASAFALTSLWEGLPRAAVEALRAGVPGAYYDTDGVRDIIADGKNGFLVPRGDYGLAAEKITALLSDKNLHDAVSAAARATDLRDFDIAEMVKSQERLYCELLCI; encoded by the coding sequence ATGTCCAAACCCAAAGTCTTTCATGTGATTACGAAACTGGAGATGGGGGGGGCGCAGGGGAATACGCTTTATACCTGCGCGCATCTTGATAAGGAGCGTTTTGACGTCTCGCTCGTATGCGGGGAGGGGGGGATTATGGACGGCGACGCGCGCGCCGCCGGCTATCCGCTCCATTTTGTGCCTTCGCTGACGCGGGAGATAAATCCTGCCAGGGATGCCGCCGCGTTTTTCGCGCTGCGTGGCTTGTTCGCGCGGCACAAGCCGGAGATTGTGCATACTCATTCCTCAAAAGCGGGAATTCTGGGCCGGCTGGCGGCGAAGGCCGCGGGCGTGCCCGTCATCGTCCACACATTCCATGGCTTTGGCTTCACTCCGGCGCAGAATCCGGCGCTGCGCCAGTCATTTATACTGGCGGAAAAAAAGTGCGCCGAAATCAGCTCCGCGCTTATATTTGTATCCAAAGCGAATATGGACGAGGCCCGCAAGCTGGGCTTTCCCGCAGGAAACTGGCGGCTTATACGCAGCGGGATAGACCTCTCCGAATTTCCGCCCGCCGGTTTTGACGCCGCGCAGACCAGGGTGTCGCTGAACCTCTCGCATGAGGCGAGGTATGTCGTCTCCGTCGGAAATTTCAAGCCGCAGAAGAATCCGCAGGATTTGATAAAGATGGCGGCGCTGGTGGCGGCTAAAATCCCGGACGTCTATTTCGTTTTCACCGGCGAGGGCGAACTGCTGGAGCAGGCCAAAAGGCTCGCCCTGCGTTTTGAAATCACAAACCGCTGCCGCTTCCCCGGCTGGCGGCGCGACGTGCCGCATATACTGGCGGGCGCGTCGGCCTTTGCGCTGACATCTTTATGGGAGGGGCTGCCACGCGCCGCGGTTGAGGCGCTGCGCGCGGGCGTTCCCGGCGCCTATTACGACACCGACGGCGTGCGCGACATTATCGCCGACGGCAAAAACGGCTTTCTGGTTCCCAGGGGCGACTACGGCCTGGCGGCTGAAAAAATAACCGCCCTGCTTTCCGACAAGAACCTGCACGACGCCGTCTCCGCCGCCGCGCGCGCCACCGATTTGCGCGACTTTGACATCGCCGAAATGGTAAAATCCCAGGAGCGGTTGTATTGTGAATTATTATGTATTTAA
- a CDS encoding glycosyltransferase family 2 protein, which translates to MYLSVVLPVYNERENIGPLSSEIARMLDALGKPCEVIFVDDGSADGSYEAAAQIAAGDGRFRAARLARNFGQTAALAAGIGMARGEFVALMDADGQNDPADIPAMLEKAAQFDVVSGWRRNRRDDFFRRVLPSRAANWIIGQVTGVKIHDYGCTLKIYRRQCLASFRIYGEMHRFLPALAAAAGAKIAEMEVNHRPRARGKSKYGLGRTAKVLLDLATVKFMGGYLANPIYIFGGWGLACCFASCALAAVTVYNKFFNHIFVKDQPLFIVAIFLGLVGVQMLLLGLLSEIISRIYFEINDRAPYRVAEKTP; encoded by the coding sequence ATGTATTTAAGCGTGGTGCTGCCGGTTTATAACGAGCGGGAGAATATAGGCCCGCTGTCTTCCGAAATAGCGCGGATGCTGGACGCCCTCGGCAAGCCGTGCGAGGTTATTTTCGTTGACGACGGCAGCGCCGACGGCTCCTACGAGGCCGCCGCGCAAATCGCCGCCGGGGATGGGCGTTTCAGGGCCGCGCGGCTGGCGCGCAATTTCGGACAGACGGCGGCGCTGGCGGCGGGCATCGGCATGGCGCGGGGGGAATTCGTGGCCCTCATGGACGCCGACGGGCAGAACGATCCCGCAGACATTCCGGCCATGCTGGAGAAAGCCGCGCAATTCGACGTGGTCAGCGGTTGGCGCAGAAACCGCCGGGACGATTTTTTCCGCCGCGTGCTGCCCAGCCGCGCCGCCAACTGGATTATCGGCCAGGTTACCGGAGTGAAAATACACGACTACGGCTGCACCCTTAAAATATACCGGCGGCAGTGTCTGGCCTCGTTCAGGATATACGGCGAGATGCACCGCTTCCTTCCCGCGCTGGCCGCCGCCGCAGGCGCAAAAATAGCGGAGATGGAGGTGAACCACCGCCCCCGCGCGCGCGGCAAATCCAAATACGGGCTGGGGCGCACCGCCAAGGTGCTGCTGGACCTGGCGACGGTGAAATTCATGGGCGGCTATCTGGCCAATCCGATATATATTTTCGGCGGCTGGGGGCTGGCGTGCTGCTTTGCCTCCTGCGCGCTGGCGGCGGTTACGGTGTACAACAAATTCTTCAACCATATATTCGTCAAGGACCAGCCGCTTTTCATTGTGGCGATATTCCTGGGGCTTGTGGGGGTCCAGATGCTGCTGCTGGGGCTGCTGTCCGAGATAATCTCGCGCATTTATTTTGAAATCAACGACCGCGCCCCCTACCGCGTCGCGGAGAAAACGCCATGA
- a CDS encoding DUF177 domain-containing protein, with protein sequence MNDYRVPADLKFRAADIIEQGGLRCSLRLEGDALAALSDCGKILGAVVEVEFFLGSDELFAAGSVKGRAALRCHRCLEDYEAGFSAQFEQTFSPEAEIIDIMDEARQALVVSTEIRQLCARDCKGLCPVCGANLNKGSCGCAPARILPFSELRDKLSGGK encoded by the coding sequence ATGAATGATTACCGCGTGCCGGCGGATCTTAAATTCCGCGCGGCGGATATAATAGAGCAGGGCGGGCTGCGCTGCTCGCTGCGGCTGGAAGGCGATGCGCTGGCTGCGCTTTCGGACTGCGGCAAAATACTCGGAGCCGTAGTGGAGGTGGAGTTTTTCCTGGGCAGCGACGAGCTGTTCGCCGCCGGCTCCGTCAAGGGCCGGGCCGCGCTGCGCTGCCACCGCTGCCTGGAGGACTACGAGGCCGGCTTTTCCGCGCAGTTTGAACAGACCTTTTCGCCAGAAGCCGAAATTATTGATATAATGGATGAAGCGCGCCAGGCTCTGGTGGTTTCAACGGAGATACGGCAGTTATGCGCGCGGGACTGCAAAGGCCTCTGCCCCGTATGCGGGGCGAATCTGAATAAGGGCAGTTGCGGTTGCGCGCCGGCGCGGATTTTGCCGTTTTCCGAGCTGAGGGACAAGCTCTCCGGCGGAAAATAG
- the rpmF gene encoding 50S ribosomal protein L32, translating to MPNPKRRHTRARRDTRRAQNWKLVVGSLSKCPNCGVNRQPHCVCPSCGYYKDKVVLPKKEKKDKAAPPAK from the coding sequence ATGCCAAACCCAAAACGACGCCATACCAGAGCCCGCCGGGACACACGCCGGGCGCAAAACTGGAAGTTGGTGGTTGGTTCCCTTTCCAAATGCCCCAATTGCGGGGTGAACAGGCAGCCGCACTGCGTCTGCCCGTCCTGCGGCTACTACAAGGACAAAGTGGTGCTTCCCAAAAAGGAAAAGAAGGACAAGGCCGCTCCGCCGGCCAAATAA